DNA sequence from the Flavobacterium lipolyticum genome:
CTCTTAAATAAGGCGTTTCACTTATTTTAAAAACACAGAGGAAGCTATGCGTAAGAAACAGGTTTCTATGTGTTAAATGATTTTTTATTAATTACAGTCAACGGGTTAAAGAAATCTGTAGAAATCTTTTTAATCTGTGGTTCATCTTCTAAGTATTGAAGACCATATTAGAATTGAATTAATTTTATTTGTAATGAAAAAAATAATTATACTTTTTTGCCTTCATTTTTTTCTGTTGGCGCAGGCACAGGAATACAGTTCGGCTAATATTCATTCACACAATGATTATGCAGGTAAATTGCCTTTTTATGAAGCCTATTCCAATGAAGCCGGAGTTATCGAAGCGGATGTTTTTCTGAGGAATAATGAACTTCTGGTAGCACATACTTCGGACGAAATTAAAACGTACAATACACTGCGAAGTCTTTATTTAGATCCTTTGTCGAAGAAGATAAAAAACTTAGAAGGTAAAGTTTACCCTGAGAATAAGCCTTTAATTTTAATGATTGATATAAAATCAGAAGCTGATGCCACACTTAAAGCAATTGTACAACAGCTAAAAACGTATCCGGATTTGATTTCAAACAAAAATCTAAAAGTCGTTATTTCAGGAAACAGACCTGAACCATCAAACTGGAATCAATATCCTGAGTTTATCTATTTTGACGGAAGAAGGAATGAAACGTATTCATCGGAACAATTGTCACATGTCGAAATGATTAGCGAAGATTTAAAAGAGCTTACCGTTTGGAACGGAAAAGGAGTAATGACACAGGCTGATTTAGAAAAAGTACAGTCGGTCATTAAAAAAGTTCATGCTCAGAATAAAAAAATCAGGTTCTGGTCGACACCCGATAATGTGAATACCTGGATGACTTTGATGAATTTAAAAGTCGATTATATTGGTACTGATAATGTGCCGGCATTGACGCAGTTCATTCAGAAGATAAAAAGTACTTTTTACCAAAATACATCATTTTATCAGGCCTATAAACCTAAGAATGCAGCTTTATTTTCTAAAAACAGCCGTCCCAAAAATGTAATTCTGCTTATTGGCGACGGAATGGGGCTTACTCAGATTTATGCCGGGTATACAGCCAATAAAGGACAATTGAACCTTTTTAATATTCCAACTCAGGGATTGTCGATCACGAAATCGTCAGACAGTTATATCACCGATTCGGCCGCAGGAGCTACGGCAATGGCAACAGGTCATAAAACCAATAACCGATTTATCAGTGTCGATGAAAACGGAAAAGGGTTGGAACTAATCACCCAGCAACTGGCAAAGAAAAAGTATAAAACGGCTATTATTTCCGCTGGAAATATTACAGATGCCACTCCGGCAGCTTTTTACGCGCATCAATCTGAAAGAACTTTAAGCGAACCAATTGCTGCAGATTTTCTTGTCAATCCGTCTGATATTTTGATTGGAGGAGGCACAAAAGAATTTAATAACAGAAAAGACGGTAGAGATCTGTCTAAAATAGTAAGAGAGAAAGGCTATACTTTTTCAGATCAGTTTAAAAGTCTGGACACCATTAAAAATTCACGTTTTGTAGTGGTAGATGATGCTTCTGTGGTTTCGATGAAAGAGGGAAGAGGAGATTTTTTAGCGAAATCTTTGGCAAAAACAACGACCGTTTTTTCAAAATCAAAAAATCCTTTTTTTGTAATGGCTGAAGGTGCGCAAATTGATTATGGCGGACATAAAAATGACCTGGAATATGTGGTTCGTGAAATGCTTGATTTTGATAAACTGGTAGGACAAGCCATGGAATTTGTCGATCAGAATCAGGAGACACTTTTAATCGTAACGGCAGATCACGAAACCGGAGGACTTTCCTTAATTGATGGCAGCATCGAAAAAGGATATGTACAGGGAAGTTTTAGTACAAACGATCACACAGCGGTGCCAGTTCCGGTTTTTGCCTATGGACCCGGAGCTGCAAATTTTATGGGAGTTTATCAAAACACAGAAATCTACTTTAAAATACTCGAAGCACTTTTAATCAAATAACTGGTACCACTTTGGTTTGATAGTGGAGATACACTAAATGCAGCGACAAAACATTTTGTCGCTGCATTTTTATTTTTAACAAGTGTAAACGTCAAGTTTGTTAAAAGTGAAATTTGGAGAAAGAACCATATTCTTGTCAGGATTATAAAGTCTTGATTTTGCAAGGTTGGTTTCTGCTTAAATAGTATGGTAAGAAAAATAAGATTAAAATAAAAAATAGTAAATTAGCATTTCTTTAGGATTAATTTCTTTTTCTGTTAAAAACTTTTACAAGAAAATTTCTGTTCTTTGTATCTTAAAATAGCTTAAGAAAAAGATTAAATAAGTCTTAAGTGATTCGCTTGACACCACAATATTATTTTAGACATTGAGTTTAGACTAATTATCATATTTGCGTTATGGATAACAGGAAGTTTATTTTAAGTTTAAAAAAAGGTAATGAGGCCGCTTTCAGGGAAGCATACCTTAATTACTACGATAAACTGATAAACATTGCCAAACGCTTTAATTTTACAGTACTTACCCCACAGGATTTTGTTCAGGAGACTTTTTTACGAGTATACAATAAAAGAGAATTACTCCATGAAGATGTTTTATTCGACAAACAATTATTTGTGATCTGCAAAAACATTATCCTCAATCATCTCAACAGAGAAAATAAAATAGTACAGCTCGAGCCTTCGCATGTTGTAATGGAAAATGTGGATAACGATCATGAAATTTTTGAGGAAAGACAGGAAATATTAAATAATTTAATAAATGAGCTTCCTGAACAACAGCAAAAAATCTATACTTTACATAAACTGGAAAACCTTAGCTATAAGGAGATTGCAGCTTTGACGGATCTTTCTGAAAAGACCATAGCCAATCATATTTATCTCGCCAGTAAATTTATTCGAAAAAAAGTCGAAAACCATTAGGAACTTTTTTGTTCTCGTTTGTTATCTATAAAAATGAGAACATAAAATGAATATTGAAACTTACAAAACGGATGTTACTACAAAGGAAGAAGCAAAATTTGTTGTAGCGCTGCTTCAATTTGTTATTTCTGATTGTATCATGAATTTTGATGTAGAAGACAAAAATCATGTTCTGACAATCGAAACCAACAGGGAGATTAAGGATATGGTGTATGGTGTTTTTAATAAGCAAGGATTTTATTGTCAGAAACTTTAACGCCCCAAAGATATGAATGATAAAAAAGTAGAAGATGAACTAAAGAAGATTTGGGATGATGTTCCCATTTCGCATTCTGATGAAGAAAAAGAGACCTCGTGGGAAGCATTTCAATCCAAAGCCTTTCCTTCAAAAAAAACAAGATTTAAAGCATGGTATTATGCCGCAGCGGCAGCCGTTTTACTTTTTGCGTTTATCGGAGTGGGACTTTTCTTTAATAAAGAGCAACACCAGCAGGAAATTAAATTGACTTCAAACGTAATTGAAAATAAGACTTCAATTGTAAAAACGATTTTTTTACCGGATAGTTCAAAAGTGGAGTTAAGTCCTGATTCCAGAATCGAGTATGCCGATAATTTCGAGACTAATCGTAAAATAGAAATTAAAGGAGAAGCTTACTTTCAGGTAACAAAAGACAAAAAACATCCCTTTCAGGTTTTTTGCAATGAAACGACAACCACTGTTTTAGGAACTTCTTTCTTAGTAAAAGGATACACCCAGAAAGAAGTTTCGGTAGCCCTTTTTGAAGGAAGCGTTGAGATGAGCGTAAAAGACCAGACTCAAAAATGGATACTCGTACCGGGTGAAAAATTTACCTATACCAATAATACGGTTGAGGTATCTGAATTTGAAAGATTTACCGATTTTGAAAATGAAAAGTTGACCGTTCTTGCTGCCTACATTAAAGCAAACTATGGTTACACGATGAAATTTCCAAAGGAATATTACGATCAGCACATTACTTTGAGAATCAATAAAAAAGAAGATTTAGAAATAATTATCCAGTTAATATCCGAAATGTATAACCTAAATTTTGAAATAAATGAAAAATTGAAAGAAGTTACTTTTCAATAGAAAAGAAAAAGGATGCACTAGCCGCGAAACTAAACATCCTTCTCATGGTCAGGATAATAAGAATTATCCAGTTTAATAATGTTCAAAAATACAAAATTTTATGAAACAGATCATTTCAGCATGTTTTTGTTATACATTGAAATTCCCAAAGGAATATTATGACCATCGTATTACCATACGAATTAATAAAAAAGAAGATTTTAAAAGAACCATTCAATTAATATCTAAAATGTATAACCTAAATTTTGAAATAAATGAAGAATTAAAAGTAATTACTTTTCAA
Encoded proteins:
- a CDS encoding RNA polymerase sigma factor — its product is MDNRKFILSLKKGNEAAFREAYLNYYDKLINIAKRFNFTVLTPQDFVQETFLRVYNKRELLHEDVLFDKQLFVICKNIILNHLNRENKIVQLEPSHVVMENVDNDHEIFEERQEILNNLINELPEQQQKIYTLHKLENLSYKEIAALTDLSEKTIANHIYLASKFIRKKVENH
- a CDS encoding alkaline phosphatase; translation: MKKIIILFCLHFFLLAQAQEYSSANIHSHNDYAGKLPFYEAYSNEAGVIEADVFLRNNELLVAHTSDEIKTYNTLRSLYLDPLSKKIKNLEGKVYPENKPLILMIDIKSEADATLKAIVQQLKTYPDLISNKNLKVVISGNRPEPSNWNQYPEFIYFDGRRNETYSSEQLSHVEMISEDLKELTVWNGKGVMTQADLEKVQSVIKKVHAQNKKIRFWSTPDNVNTWMTLMNLKVDYIGTDNVPALTQFIQKIKSTFYQNTSFYQAYKPKNAALFSKNSRPKNVILLIGDGMGLTQIYAGYTANKGQLNLFNIPTQGLSITKSSDSYITDSAAGATAMATGHKTNNRFISVDENGKGLELITQQLAKKKYKTAIISAGNITDATPAAFYAHQSERTLSEPIAADFLVNPSDILIGGGTKEFNNRKDGRDLSKIVREKGYTFSDQFKSLDTIKNSRFVVVDDASVVSMKEGRGDFLAKSLAKTTTVFSKSKNPFFVMAEGAQIDYGGHKNDLEYVVREMLDFDKLVGQAMEFVDQNQETLLIVTADHETGGLSLIDGSIEKGYVQGSFSTNDHTAVPVPVFAYGPGAANFMGVYQNTEIYFKILEALLIK
- a CDS encoding FecR family protein, with translation MNDKKVEDELKKIWDDVPISHSDEEKETSWEAFQSKAFPSKKTRFKAWYYAAAAAVLLFAFIGVGLFFNKEQHQQEIKLTSNVIENKTSIVKTIFLPDSSKVELSPDSRIEYADNFETNRKIEIKGEAYFQVTKDKKHPFQVFCNETTTTVLGTSFLVKGYTQKEVSVALFEGSVEMSVKDQTQKWILVPGEKFTYTNNTVEVSEFERFTDFENEKLTVLAAYIKANYGYTMKFPKEYYDQHITLRINKKEDLEIIIQLISEMYNLNFEINEKLKEVTFQ